TCGAGATATTAATGGAACCACCCGCCATGCTCGCTATGATAATTTCAACGTAGGCAGTGAAAGTGAGGACTATGAACTGAAATCGTTGGGAGAGTATTCAGGAACAGCCGGAGATTCACTAACTGGGCATCTAAGCATGAAGTTTTCCACATTGGACCGGGATAATGACATTCATGAGAAACGGAATTGCGCTGATAATGGAGGTGGTTGGTggtttttaaattgtatttttaggTATGTACCTACACATATTTTATTAAGACAAcgcttttatttaaaacaaatttggtTGCAGTTCCCTCAATGGAAATTATTATGCAGGTGGTAAAAGAATTGCCACTCAACCTTACGGCATTCATTGGGGCTCTTGGAAGGACTATGACTACACAATCTCGCTTACATTTGCGCAAATGATGATTAGGCCAAAagtcatttaacattttaaactcaatgttattattttaatagttAAATCGATTTTAGCTAGATTTTTAAACTTTAATAAATGTGGGAACCAGTCCTAGCATTCGTAACAGCTATAAGGGCCGGATGGATGGCGGATCGAAATGTTCCCACTACATTTTGTATTTCAGCTTTTTGTCCAAGTAGTGTATCCACATATAAGAGTTAATTTCCAAACCAAATGATTCTAAAAAGAACTTCAGGCACGACTGGGATCATGTGCTCTTCATTCTGGTTAGAATGCCCTCTAAAAGGGCACAAAAGAGAGTAAAATCGAAAGGTGCTACAGATATGACGAGTGGGCCCGCGCACGTTGCCTTCTGGCTTTTGGTTATTAACCCACATTCCCAGTGGGGGACGCAGAGTGATGGactgtggcggtgg
The sequence above is a segment of the Drosophila subobscura isolate 14011-0131.10 chromosome U, UCBerk_Dsub_1.0, whole genome shotgun sequence genome. Coding sequences within it:
- the LOC117899951 gene encoding fibrinogen C domain-containing protein 1-like isoform X2; the protein is MMSGVLAEKNDQLTNINQMAEKLPDTCPNGTPNGIFQIKFKGIDPFQVPCVPSGWAVIQRRIDGGVDFNRNWTDYKDGFGDIRGELFLGLEKIHQMTQNQPHEMYIQLRDINGTTRHARYDNFNVGSESEDYELKSLGEYSGTAGDSLTGHLSMKFSTLDRDNDIHEKRNCADNGGGWWFLNCIFSSLNGNYYAGGKRIATQPYGIHWGSWKDYDYTISLTFAQMMIRPKVI
- the LOC117899951 gene encoding fibrinogen-like protein 1 isoform X1, translated to MMSGVLAEKNDQLTNINQMAEKLPDTCPNGTPNGIFQIKFKGIDPFQVPCVPSGWAVIQRRIDGGVDFNRNWTDYKDGFGDIRGELFLGLEKIHQMTQNQPHEMYIQLRDINGTTRHARYDNFNVGSESEDYELKSLGEYSGTAGDSLTGHLSMKFSTLDRDNDIHEKRNCADNGGGWWFNKFGCSSLNGNYYAGGKRIATQPYGIHWGSWKDYDYTISLTFAQMMIRPKVI